A region of the Rubripirellula tenax genome:
CTCAAAAAAGCGGTGGCAGTGGGCTGGCTTGGTTGTTGCCACTGTTGATCCTAGGCGGCTTGGCGGCTTGGTTCTTGATGTCGCGAGGTAAACCCGATCTTCCGGCGGTCAACGATATTGATCTGGGTGTCGACGTCGGCGACATCACGCCGGACGTGTCGCTGCCCGACGTCGGTGTCCCCGACCTGACCAGCAACTTGACCGGAATGTTTGACCAGTACAAAGCTACGCTAACGGACGTGACCGACGAAGCATCCGCGAAGTTAGCTGTTCCGAAGATGGAAGAGTACAACGGGAAACTCGGTGGTATGGCAGAGATGTTCAAGAAGCTTCCCGCAGCGGCGCAGTCGACCGTTGGCGGCAAGGCGGAAGAACTGTTGGCACCGATCCAGGCAATTCTTGACAAGCTGTATGCGATCCCGGGCGTCCAAGCCATTTTGGAACCCGTCGTTACAAGCATGTTGGACAAGGTCAAAGCGTTTGTTCCATCGGCATAGTCATGAATCGCCCCACCCATTTCGATTCGGACGGGAACGCTCACATGGTGGACGTTTCCGGAAAATCGCCGACGGTGCGAGTCGCCGTCGCGTCGGGTGAAGTACGCATGCTCGTCGAGACCGCCGAAATGATTCGCGATGGCTCATCGAAAAAGGGCGACGCGATTGGCGTCGCCCGCCTGGCCGCGATCCAAGCAACCAAGTGGACACAAATGCTGATTCCGCTTTGTCATTCGATTCCGATCGAATCGGTTTCCGTCGAATTTGACTGGCTCGAACCTCACCGTCTCTGCTGTACGGCGACGGTCCGGACCACGGGAAAGACCGGCGTCGAAATGGAAGCCATGACCGCTGTGTCAATCGGATGTTTGACCGTCTATGACATGGTTAAATCCGTCGACCGCGAGGTTTCGATCTGCGAAATCAGGCTGCTTGAGAAAAGCGGCGGAAAGTCCGGCCACTTCATTCGCGGTGATTCCTAAGTTTCAACGCACTCACCCCCCCCAGCCTGCTGCGGGATCAATCTTGCGTTGTCCATCGCGTTCTGCCTACTTTTAGGTCCCGGGGTCTAGC
Encoded here:
- the moaC gene encoding cyclic pyranopterin monophosphate synthase MoaC; the protein is MNRPTHFDSDGNAHMVDVSGKSPTVRVAVASGEVRMLVETAEMIRDGSSKKGDAIGVARLAAIQATKWTQMLIPLCHSIPIESVSVEFDWLEPHRLCCTATVRTTGKTGVEMEAMTAVSIGCLTVYDMVKSVDREVSICEIRLLEKSGGKSGHFIRGDS